From Streptomyces sp. 6-11-2, one genomic window encodes:
- a CDS encoding response regulator transcription factor, whose protein sequence is MADSFGPMRDEDADGGVVGVAPEAGTARKEPIRVLVVDDHALFRRGLEIVLAAEEDIQVVGEAGDGAEAVDKAADLLPDIVLMDVRMPKRGGIEACTSIKEVAPSAKIIMLTISDEEADLYEAIKAGATGYLLKEISTDEVSTAIRAVADGQSQISPSMASKLLTEFKSMIQRTDERRLVPAPRLTDRELEVLKLVATGMNNRDIAKELFISENTVKNHVRNILEKLQLHSRMEAVVYAMREKILEIR, encoded by the coding sequence ATGGCGGACAGCTTCGGACCGATGAGGGACGAGGACGCCGACGGCGGCGTCGTCGGCGTGGCACCGGAGGCGGGCACCGCGCGCAAGGAGCCGATCAGAGTCCTTGTCGTGGACGACCACGCCCTCTTCCGCCGCGGCCTGGAGATCGTGCTCGCCGCCGAGGAGGACATCCAGGTGGTCGGCGAGGCGGGTGACGGGGCCGAAGCCGTCGACAAGGCCGCCGACCTGCTGCCCGACATCGTGCTGATGGACGTACGCATGCCCAAGCGCGGTGGGATCGAGGCGTGCACGTCCATCAAGGAGGTCGCGCCCAGCGCCAAGATCATCATGCTGACGATCAGCGACGAGGAGGCCGACCTCTACGAGGCGATCAAGGCCGGTGCCACCGGCTACCTCCTCAAGGAGATCTCCACGGACGAGGTGTCCACCGCCATTCGCGCCGTGGCCGACGGGCAGTCGCAGATCAGCCCCTCCATGGCGTCGAAGCTGCTCACCGAATTCAAGTCGATGATCCAGCGGACCGATGAACGCCGCCTCGTCCCCGCCCCCCGGCTGACCGACCGTGAGCTGGAGGTCCTCAAGCTCGTCGCCACGGGGATGAACAACAGGGACATCGCCAAGGAACTGTTCATCTCCGAGAACACGGTGAAGAACCACGTCCGCAACATCCTGGAGAAGCTCCAGCTGCACTCCAGGATGGAGGCGGTGGTCTACGCGATGCGGGAGAAGATCCTCGAGATCCGGTAG
- the secA gene encoding preprotein translocase subunit SecA — MSVLSKIMRAGEGKILRKLHRIAGQVNSIEEDFVALSDADLRALTDEYKQRYADGESLDDLLPEAFATVREAAKRVLGQRHYDVQLMGGAALHLGYVAEMKTGEGKTLVGTLPAYLNAISGDGVHIITVNDYLAERDSEMMGRVHRFLGLSVGCILANMTPAQRREQYGCDITYGTNNEFGFDYLRDNMAWSQDELVQRGHNFAIVDEVDSILVDEARTPLIISGPADQATKWYGDFAKLVTRLKKGEAGNPLKGVEETGDYDVDEKKRTVAIHEAGVSKVEDWLGIDNLYESVNTPLVGYLNNAIKAKELFKRDKDYVVIDGEVMIVDEHTGRILAGRRYNEGMHQAIEAKEGVDIKDENQTLATITLQNFFRLYSKLSGMTGTAMTEAAEFHQIYKLGVVPIPTNRPMVRKDQADLIYRTEVAKFEAVVDDISEKHEKGQPILVGTTSVEKSEYLSQQLSKRGVQHEVLNAKHHEREASIVAQAGRKGAVTVATNMAGRGTDIKLGGNPEDLAEAELRQRGLDPEEHIEEWAAALPDALQRAEEAVKTEKDEVERLGGLYVLGTERHESRRIDNQLRGRSGRQGDPGESRFYLSLGDDLMRLFKAQMVERVMSMANVPDDVPIENKMVTRAIASAQSQVEQQNFETRKNVLKYDEVLNRQREVIYGERRRVLEGEDLQEQVLHFMSDTIDAYVGAETAEGFPEDWDLDRLWGAFKQLYPVKITIEELEEAAGDRAGLTAEFISESIEDDIREQYEAREAQLGSEIMRELERRVVLSVLDRKWREHLYEMDYLQEGIGLRAMAQKDPLVEYQREGFDMFTAMMEGIKEESVGYLFNLEVQVEQQVEEVPVEDTKPVADLEKHDAVPAQAGARPEIRAKGLDAPQRRDLHFSAPTVDGEGGIVEGEFATDGEPVRSEADGLTRAERRKQAKAGRRRKK; from the coding sequence GTGTCCGTCCTCTCGAAGATCATGCGTGCAGGCGAAGGCAAGATCCTGCGCAAGCTGCACCGCATCGCGGGCCAGGTCAACTCCATCGAAGAGGACTTCGTCGCCCTCTCCGACGCCGATCTGCGTGCCCTCACCGATGAGTACAAGCAGCGGTACGCGGACGGCGAGAGCCTGGACGACCTGCTCCCCGAGGCGTTCGCCACGGTGCGCGAGGCGGCCAAGCGTGTCCTCGGCCAGCGGCACTACGACGTCCAGCTGATGGGCGGCGCCGCCCTGCACCTGGGTTATGTCGCCGAGATGAAGACCGGCGAGGGCAAGACCCTGGTCGGCACCCTGCCCGCCTACCTGAACGCGATCTCGGGCGACGGCGTGCACATCATCACGGTCAACGACTACCTGGCCGAGCGCGACTCGGAGATGATGGGCCGCGTCCACAGGTTCCTGGGCCTGTCCGTCGGCTGCATCCTCGCCAACATGACGCCGGCCCAGCGCCGCGAGCAGTACGGCTGCGACATCACCTACGGCACGAACAACGAGTTCGGCTTCGACTACCTCCGCGACAACATGGCGTGGTCCCAGGACGAGCTCGTCCAGCGCGGCCACAACTTCGCGATCGTCGACGAGGTCGACTCCATCCTCGTCGACGAGGCCCGTACGCCGCTGATCATCTCCGGCCCGGCCGACCAGGCCACCAAGTGGTACGGCGACTTCGCCAAGCTGGTCACCCGCCTGAAGAAGGGCGAGGCGGGCAACCCGCTCAAGGGCGTCGAGGAGACCGGCGACTACGACGTCGACGAGAAGAAGCGCACGGTCGCCATCCACGAGGCCGGTGTCTCCAAGGTCGAGGACTGGCTGGGCATCGACAACCTCTACGAGTCGGTGAACACCCCGCTCGTGGGCTACCTGAACAACGCCATCAAGGCCAAGGAGCTCTTCAAGCGCGACAAGGACTACGTCGTCATCGACGGCGAAGTCATGATCGTCGACGAGCACACCGGCCGTATCCTCGCCGGCCGCCGCTACAACGAGGGCATGCACCAGGCGATCGAGGCGAAGGAAGGGGTGGATATCAAGGACGAGAACCAGACGCTCGCCACGATCACCCTGCAGAACTTCTTCCGCCTCTACTCCAAGCTCTCCGGCATGACCGGTACGGCGATGACCGAGGCCGCCGAGTTCCACCAGATCTACAAGCTCGGCGTGGTCCCGATCCCGACCAACAGGCCGATGGTCCGCAAGGACCAGGCGGACCTGATCTACCGCACCGAGGTCGCCAAGTTCGAGGCGGTCGTCGACGACATCTCCGAGAAGCACGAGAAGGGCCAGCCGATCCTGGTCGGCACCACCTCGGTGGAGAAGTCGGAGTACCTCTCGCAGCAGCTCAGCAAGCGCGGCGTCCAGCACGAGGTGCTCAACGCCAAGCACCACGAGCGCGAGGCGTCGATCGTCGCCCAGGCCGGCCGCAAGGGTGCGGTGACCGTGGCGACGAACATGGCCGGCCGCGGTACGGACATCAAGCTCGGCGGCAACCCCGAGGACCTCGCCGAGGCGGAGCTGCGCCAGCGCGGCCTCGACCCCGAGGAGCACATCGAGGAGTGGGCCGCGGCCCTGCCGGACGCGCTGCAGCGCGCCGAGGAGGCGGTCAAGACCGAGAAGGACGAGGTCGAGAGGCTCGGCGGCCTGTACGTGCTCGGCACCGAGCGGCACGAGTCGCGTCGTATCGACAACCAGCTGCGCGGTCGTAGCGGCCGTCAGGGCGACCCGGGCGAGTCCCGCTTCTACCTCTCCCTGGGCGACGACCTGATGCGTCTGTTCAAGGCGCAGATGGTCGAGCGCGTGATGTCGATGGCGAACGTCCCGGACGACGTGCCGATCGAGAACAAGATGGTCACGCGCGCGATCGCGTCCGCCCAGTCGCAGGTCGAGCAGCAGAACTTCGAGACGCGCAAGAACGTTCTCAAGTACGACGAGGTGCTCAACCGGCAGCGCGAGGTCATCTACGGTGAGCGGCGCCGCGTCCTGGAGGGCGAGGACCTGCAGGAGCAGGTGCTCCACTTCATGAGCGACACCATCGACGCGTACGTCGGGGCGGAGACCGCCGAGGGCTTCCCGGAGGACTGGGATCTCGACCGGCTGTGGGGCGCCTTCAAGCAGCTCTACCCGGTGAAGATCACCATCGAGGAGCTGGAGGAGGCGGCCGGGGACCGCGCGGGTCTGACGGCGGAGTTCATCAGCGAGTCCATCGAGGACGACATCCGCGAGCAGTACGAGGCCCGCGAGGCGCAGCTCGGCTCGGAGATCATGCGTGAGCTGGAGCGCCGGGTGGTGCTGTCGGTGCTGGACCGCAAGTGGCGCGAGCACCTCTACGAGATGGACTACCTCCAGGAGGGCATCGGCCTGCGCGCGATGGCGCAGAAGGACCCGCTGGTCGAGTACCAGCGCGAGGGCTTCGACATGTTCACCGCGATGATGGAGGGCATCAAGGAGGAGTCCGTCGGCTACCTGTTCAACCTGGAGGTCCAGGTCGAGCAGCAGGTCGAGGAGGTGCCGGTCGAGGACACGAAGCCGGTGGCCGACCTGGAGAAGCACGACGCGGTTCCGGCGCAGGCCGGCGCGCGTCCGGAGATCCGGGCCAAGGGGTTGGACGCGCCGCAGCGGCGTGACCTGCACTTCTCGGCGCCGACTGTGGACGGCGAGGGCGGCATCGTCGAGGGTGAGTTCGCCACGGACGGCGAGCCCGTGCGTTCGGAGGCCGACGGCCTCACGCGTGCGGAGCGGCGCAAGCAGGCCAAGGCCGGGCGCCGCCGCAAGAAGTGA
- a CDS encoding winged helix-turn-helix domain-containing protein — MTSLPRPSTDLSADEARRIALRAQGFLGAPDRRSGVRGVLRHLGAVQLDTISVLARSHELVPYARLGAVGRTTVERAYWAAASTGTPSARPHAFEYWSHAACILPIEEWPHFAFRRRAYRNRPHWNHELPDGAYDQVVKQLHAEGPLTATELGGAKKTSEWWDWSGAKVAVERALMYGEVVCVERRGWKRVYDLAERAVPEELLHDELDDTECLRRLVRLAGQSLGVGTRADIADYHRLKGEQVDAVIGDSGLVPVTVEGWGKPAWADPEALATPPRGRHRTTLLSPFDSLVWERARTERIFGFTHRLEAYVPKPKRVHGYFAMPVLAGGRLVGRVDPAREGRILVAKQVTLDGERSVPAVAQALVEAASWVDCTDVRVERVEPPELREPLVRELSRAVG, encoded by the coding sequence ATGACCTCGCTCCCCCGTCCCAGCACCGATCTCTCGGCGGACGAAGCCCGCCGTATCGCCCTGCGTGCCCAGGGTTTCCTCGGCGCACCCGACCGGCGGTCCGGTGTGCGCGGTGTCCTCCGGCACCTCGGCGCGGTCCAGCTCGACACCATCTCGGTGCTCGCCCGCTCCCACGAGCTCGTGCCCTACGCCCGCCTCGGCGCGGTCGGCCGCACAACCGTCGAGCGTGCCTACTGGGCGGCGGCGTCCACCGGCACGCCGTCGGCGCGCCCGCACGCCTTCGAGTACTGGTCGCACGCCGCCTGCATCCTGCCGATCGAGGAGTGGCCCCACTTCGCCTTCCGCCGCCGCGCCTACCGCAACCGCCCGCACTGGAACCACGAACTGCCCGACGGGGCGTACGACCAGGTCGTCAAGCAGCTGCACGCCGAGGGCCCGCTGACGGCGACGGAGCTGGGCGGGGCCAAGAAGACCAGTGAGTGGTGGGACTGGTCGGGCGCCAAGGTCGCCGTCGAGCGCGCCCTGATGTACGGCGAGGTGGTCTGCGTGGAGCGCCGGGGCTGGAAGCGGGTGTACGACCTCGCCGAGCGCGCCGTCCCCGAGGAGCTGCTGCACGACGAGCTGGACGACACCGAGTGCCTGCGCCGGCTGGTCCGCCTGGCCGGCCAGTCCCTGGGCGTGGGCACCCGCGCGGACATCGCGGACTACCACCGCCTCAAGGGCGAGCAGGTCGACGCGGTGATCGGGGACTCCGGGCTGGTCCCGGTCACGGTCGAGGGCTGGGGCAAGCCGGCCTGGGCGGACCCGGAGGCGCTGGCCACACCCCCGCGCGGCCGCCACCGCACCACTCTGCTGTCGCCCTTCGACTCGCTGGTCTGGGAGCGGGCGCGCACCGAGCGGATCTTCGGCTTCACCCACCGACTGGAGGCCTACGTCCCCAAGCCCAAGCGGGTCCACGGCTACTTCGCGATGCCCGTGCTCGCCGGCGGCCGCCTCGTCGGCCGCGTGGACCCCGCCCGGGAGGGCCGCATCCTCGTGGCCAAGCAGGTCACCCTGGACGGCGAGCGGTCCGTACCCGCCGTCGCCCAGGCGCTCGTCGAGGCGGCGAGCTGGGTGGACTGCACGGACGTACGCGTGGAACGGGTGGAACCGCCCGAGCTGCGCGAGCCCCTCGTGCGGGAACTCTCCCGCGCCGTCGGCTGA
- a CDS encoding LpqB family beta-propeller domain-containing protein, protein MGADRVGGVRRPVRAVAYAACGAVLLAGCASMPDSGDLRDVESTPRQDSQLRVFAMPPREDAPPAEIVQGFLEALTSDDPQYATARQYLTGTASGRWRPEQSTTVLAGGPDIQVDRTTGHDTSHDNSDDYAFTLTGEKVARVDVQQSYTPMRGGYSQPVHLTRDKKSGQWRIDVLPQGVVMGQSDFQRNYMSVNKYYFASNTWADSATSATAVSDPVFVRRRVDAMTQVVRSVLSGPTRWLEPAVSSSFPAGTELRRGVTSLAPDDQNRLTVPLNEKASGVGREKCREMATQLLFTLQNLTPTVDTVTLQRADGGTLCSLEEEQAEAVATRGSVKRPDYLYYVDDKQRLVRIAGGGTAMGAEPVPGALGEGVQKLQAAAVSWDERTAAGVGDDGKSLFVGPLVEGGAHDAPVLRSQGKDEGDRLTVPSWDARGDLWVADRDPARPRLVVLEQGEGQPLDVRVPGLKGRVDAVRVAADGVRIALVVRAENDSKSLLVGRIERDDKAGDRPVVSVRELRSAAPELEDVTAMSWAGDSRLVVAGREKGGVQTMRYVQVDGSTPEGPPPAALTGVQTLAAAEDDRSPLVAYSSEDGIVRLPSGTQWQKVVKDGLAPVYPG, encoded by the coding sequence GTGGGCGCTGACCGCGTGGGGGGCGTGCGGCGGCCGGTGCGCGCGGTGGCGTACGCCGCTTGCGGGGCCGTACTGCTGGCGGGGTGCGCCTCGATGCCGGACAGCGGGGATCTGCGGGACGTGGAGTCCACCCCGCGCCAGGACAGCCAGCTGCGGGTGTTCGCCATGCCGCCCCGGGAGGATGCCCCGCCCGCGGAGATCGTGCAGGGCTTTCTGGAGGCCCTGACCAGTGACGATCCGCAGTATGCGACGGCGCGTCAGTATCTGACGGGGACGGCGTCGGGGCGCTGGCGGCCGGAGCAGTCCACGACCGTGCTCGCGGGCGGCCCGGACATCCAGGTCGACCGCACCACGGGGCACGACACCAGCCACGACAACAGCGACGACTACGCGTTCACGCTGACCGGCGAGAAGGTGGCCCGGGTTGACGTGCAGCAGTCGTACACGCCGATGCGCGGCGGGTACAGTCAGCCGGTTCATCTGACGCGGGACAAGAAGAGCGGGCAGTGGCGCATCGACGTGCTGCCGCAGGGCGTCGTCATGGGGCAGTCGGACTTCCAGCGCAACTACATGTCTGTCAACAAGTACTACTTCGCCTCCAACACCTGGGCGGATTCGGCCACATCGGCGACCGCCGTCTCCGATCCCGTCTTCGTGCGCCGGCGCGTGGACGCGATGACGCAGGTGGTGCGCTCCGTGCTGAGCGGGCCCACGCGCTGGCTCGAGCCGGCGGTCAGTTCGAGCTTCCCGGCCGGGACGGAGCTGCGCCGCGGGGTCACCTCGCTGGCGCCCGACGACCAGAACCGGCTGACGGTGCCGCTGAACGAGAAGGCCTCCGGGGTCGGGCGCGAGAAGTGCCGGGAGATGGCGACCCAGTTGCTGTTCACACTGCAGAACCTGACACCCACCGTGGACACCGTCACGCTCCAGCGCGCCGACGGCGGCACACTGTGCTCGCTCGAGGAGGAACAGGCCGAGGCCGTCGCCACGCGCGGGTCGGTGAAGCGGCCCGACTACCTGTACTACGTCGACGACAAGCAGCGGCTGGTGCGGATCGCCGGCGGCGGCACCGCCATGGGCGCCGAACCCGTGCCGGGGGCGCTGGGTGAGGGTGTCCAGAAGCTCCAGGCGGCGGCGGTGTCGTGGGACGAGCGCACGGCGGCCGGGGTCGGCGACGACGGCAAGTCGCTGTTCGTGGGCCCCCTCGTGGAGGGCGGAGCCCACGACGCGCCGGTCCTGCGGAGCCAGGGCAAGGACGAGGGTGACCGGCTGACGGTACCGAGCTGGGACGCGCGCGGTGACCTGTGGGTGGCCGACCGCGATCCCGCCCGACCGCGGCTGGTGGTGTTGGAGCAGGGCGAGGGCCAGCCGCTCGACGTGCGCGTCCCCGGGCTGAAGGGCCGTGTCGACGCGGTGCGGGTGGCCGCCGACGGGGTACGGATCGCCCTGGTCGTGCGGGCGGAGAACGACAGCAAATCCCTGCTCGTCGGGCGGATCGAACGCGACGACAAGGCCGGGGACCGGCCGGTGGTGTCGGTGCGCGAACTGCGTTCGGCGGCTCCGGAGCTGGAGGACGTCACCGCCATGTCGTGGGCCGGCGACAGCCGCCTCGTGGTGGCCGGGCGGGAGAAGGGGGGCGTGCAGACGATGCGGTACGTCCAGGTCGACGGCTCCACGCCGGAGGGCCCGCCGCCGGCGGCGCTCACGGGGGTGCAGACGCTCGCCGCGGCCGAGGACGACCGGTCGCCGCTGGTGGCGTACTCCTCGGAGGACGGGATCGTCCGGCTGCCGTCCGGGACGCAGTGGCAGAAGGTGGTCAAGGACGGGTTGGCGCCGGTCTACCCGGGGTGA
- a CDS encoding GNAT family N-acetyltransferase: protein MEPVTLTTDRLLLRTLGPQDSDAVYAAVQDPDIQRWLSQLPSPYLPEHAQSFTGDMVPLGWANGSMFTFGLFLPGSGGDLVGTLGITMRSLGEAEIGYWATKEHRGNGYVTEASLTVARWAFTHLAVDRLEWRAEVGNHASRAVAERVGFTVEGTLRSGLNNKGVRRDCWVGSLLPSDLSLPSAAPYLPAPA from the coding sequence ATGGAACCCGTCACGCTCACCACCGACCGTCTGCTCCTGCGCACGCTCGGCCCCCAGGACTCCGACGCGGTGTACGCGGCCGTGCAGGACCCCGACATCCAGCGCTGGCTCTCCCAGCTTCCTTCGCCCTATCTGCCCGAGCACGCGCAGAGCTTCACGGGGGACATGGTCCCCCTGGGCTGGGCCAACGGTTCGATGTTCACCTTCGGCCTCTTCCTCCCCGGCTCCGGAGGAGACCTCGTGGGCACGCTCGGCATAACGATGCGTTCGCTGGGCGAGGCCGAGATCGGCTACTGGGCCACGAAGGAGCACCGCGGCAACGGCTATGTGACCGAGGCCTCACTCACCGTCGCCCGCTGGGCCTTCACCCACCTCGCCGTCGACCGCCTGGAGTGGCGTGCCGAGGTCGGGAACCACGCCTCCCGCGCGGTCGCCGAACGGGTCGGCTTCACGGTGGAGGGCACGCTGCGCTCGGGGCTCAACAACAAGGGGGTACGACGGGACTGCTGGGTGGGTTCCCTGCTGCCGTCGGACCTGAGCCTGCCCTCGGCGGCGCCCTACCTGCCCGCTCCCGCCTGA
- a CDS encoding ComF family protein, with translation MHGWWQDLTDLVLPTECGGCGRPRTVLCPRCRAALSRGAPRRVRPVPEPSGLPAVYAAAPYADAVRAALLAHKERGALGLARPLGTALAGAARAGLRAAATGAGRTGAGAGAAGGVAGGAVLLVPVPSARQAVRARGHDPARRIALAAAGGLRRSGTPARALAVLRQRRVVADQSGLTSRQRLENLAGALEVAAGGARLLLSGPVVLVDDVMTTGASLAEAARAVTTAVYTARGREGMRKQKSRSRQKEQQEGNSVYGTPEMAWVYGAGEVVCAAVVAASPDSFGIDRN, from the coding sequence ATGCACGGGTGGTGGCAGGACCTCACCGACCTGGTGCTGCCGACCGAGTGCGGCGGCTGCGGCAGGCCTCGCACGGTGCTCTGTCCTCGGTGCCGTGCCGCCCTGAGCCGGGGCGCACCACGCCGGGTGCGACCGGTGCCGGAGCCGTCCGGACTGCCTGCGGTGTACGCGGCGGCGCCGTACGCGGACGCGGTGCGGGCGGCCCTGCTCGCCCACAAGGAGCGGGGCGCACTGGGTCTCGCGCGCCCGCTGGGTACGGCGCTGGCGGGTGCGGCGCGGGCCGGGCTGCGGGCGGCGGCGACGGGAGCGGGGAGAACGGGAGCGGGAGCCGGGGCGGCCGGTGGCGTGGCAGGTGGTGCCGTGCTGCTCGTCCCCGTGCCGTCCGCGCGGCAGGCGGTGCGGGCCCGGGGGCACGATCCCGCGCGGCGGATCGCGCTCGCGGCGGCCGGTGGGCTGCGGCGGTCCGGGACGCCGGCCCGGGCCCTGGCGGTGCTGCGCCAGCGGCGCGTCGTGGCGGACCAGTCGGGGCTGACCTCCCGGCAGCGGCTCGAGAACCTCGCGGGCGCGCTGGAGGTGGCCGCGGGCGGTGCGCGGCTGCTGCTGAGCGGTCCGGTGGTGCTGGTCGACGACGTCATGACGACCGGAGCCTCGTTGGCGGAGGCGGCGCGGGCGGTCACGACGGCCGTGTACACGGCGCGGGGCCGGGAAGGGATGAGGAAACAGAAGTCGAGATCAAGGCAGAAGGAGCAGCAGGAGGGGAACTCGGTGTATGGAACACCCGAAATGGCGTGGGTGTACGGCGCTGGCGAGGTGGTCTGCGCGGCGGTCGTCGCGGCCTCTCCGGATTCCTTCGGAATAGACCGGAACTGA
- the mtrB gene encoding MtrAB system histidine kinase MtrB, translating to MSGDSAASAPGGSGAGAGRPVGRTTAGSRWGRLLEGGLLHGGVQGSPVLRLFLRWVRRPLLPVMRLWRRNIQLRVVATTLLMSLGVVLLLGFVVIGQVRNGLLDAKVKASQSQATGGFAVAKQRADEAATGPGDDVSAADGHSSQNVIQWMSDLVSSLSSGGQGAFDVVTLPAGDDSGGGRGPRASGGVDPTASVPEELRARVNNGVVAAQSYARIVYQGGDKGSQPALVIGKQVNDPNGDPYQLYYLFPLTQEEKSLSLVKGTLATAGLFVVVLLGAVAWLVVRQVVTPVRMAAGIAERLSAGRLQERMKVTGEDDIARLGEAFNKMAQNLQLKIQQLEELSRMQRRFVSDVSHELRTPLTTVRMAADVIHEAREDFDPVTARSAELLADQLDRFESLLADLLEISRFDAGAAALEAEPIDLREVVHRVVSGAAPLAERKRTRIRVVGDQQPVVAEADARRVERILRNLVVNAVEHGDGRDVVVKLAAAGGAVAVAVRDYGVGLKPGEATRVFSRFWRADPARARTTGGTGLGLSIALEDARLHGGWLQAWGEPGGGSQFRLTLPRTADEPLRGSPVPLEPKDSRRNRGLDDAGLPGGKRATVPVQATGERMASSRDPIASRSAAVAPTADPTALPGSGARVVPRPAAGGRRQEAASAVDAAGKGPADSAAAEEAGPRDDVTQQGEAFRGR from the coding sequence GTGTCGGGGGACAGCGCCGCTTCGGCGCCCGGGGGTTCCGGGGCCGGCGCGGGGCGGCCTGTCGGCCGGACGACCGCCGGCTCCCGCTGGGGACGCCTCCTGGAGGGCGGGCTGCTGCACGGCGGTGTCCAGGGCAGCCCGGTCCTGCGTCTGTTTCTGCGCTGGGTGCGCCGGCCGCTGCTGCCCGTGATGCGGCTGTGGCGGCGCAACATCCAGCTCAGGGTCGTCGCGACCACCCTGCTGATGTCGCTGGGCGTCGTACTGCTGCTGGGTTTCGTCGTCATCGGCCAAGTGCGCAACGGACTGCTCGACGCCAAGGTGAAGGCCTCGCAGAGCCAGGCCACCGGTGGTTTCGCGGTGGCCAAGCAACGGGCCGACGAGGCGGCGACCGGTCCCGGCGACGACGTCTCCGCCGCTGACGGCCACTCCTCGCAGAACGTCATCCAGTGGATGAGCGACCTGGTGTCGTCGCTGTCCAGCGGCGGTCAGGGCGCCTTCGACGTGGTCACGCTGCCCGCCGGCGACGACAGCGGTGGCGGGCGCGGTCCGCGCGCCTCCGGCGGCGTGGATCCCACGGCGAGCGTTCCGGAGGAGCTGCGCGCCCGCGTCAACAACGGCGTGGTGGCCGCCCAGAGTTACGCCCGCATCGTCTACCAGGGCGGCGACAAGGGCTCCCAGCCCGCGCTGGTCATCGGCAAGCAGGTCAACGACCCCAACGGCGATCCGTACCAGCTGTACTACCTCTTCCCGCTCACCCAGGAGGAGAAGTCGCTGAGCCTGGTCAAGGGCACGCTGGCGACGGCCGGTCTGTTCGTCGTCGTACTCCTCGGAGCCGTCGCCTGGCTGGTGGTGCGGCAGGTCGTCACGCCGGTGCGGATGGCGGCCGGGATCGCCGAGCGGCTGTCGGCCGGGCGGCTCCAGGAGCGGATGAAGGTCACCGGTGAGGACGACATCGCGCGACTCGGCGAGGCCTTCAACAAGATGGCGCAGAACCTTCAGCTGAAGATCCAGCAGTTGGAGGAGCTGTCGCGGATGCAGCGCCGGTTCGTCTCCGACGTCTCGCACGAGCTGCGCACGCCGTTGACGACCGTGCGGATGGCCGCCGACGTCATCCATGAGGCGCGCGAGGACTTCGACCCGGTCACCGCCCGCTCGGCGGAACTGCTCGCCGACCAGCTCGACCGGTTCGAGTCGCTGCTCGCGGACCTGCTGGAGATCAGCCGTTTCGACGCGGGCGCGGCGGCGCTGGAGGCCGAGCCGATCGACCTCAGGGAGGTCGTGCACCGGGTCGTCAGCGGCGCCGCGCCGCTCGCGGAACGCAAAAGGACGCGGATACGGGTCGTCGGCGACCAGCAGCCGGTCGTCGCGGAGGCCGACGCCCGGCGTGTGGAGCGCATCCTGCGCAATCTGGTCGTCAACGCTGTTGAGCACGGCGACGGCAGGGACGTCGTCGTCAAACTCGCGGCGGCGGGCGGCGCGGTCGCGGTCGCGGTGCGCGACTACGGCGTCGGGCTCAAGCCGGGTGAGGCGACTCGTGTGTTCAGCCGCTTCTGGCGGGCGGATCCGGCGCGCGCCCGCACCACGGGCGGTACCGGTCTGGGGCTGTCGATCGCCCTGGAGGACGCCCGGCTGCACGGCGGCTGGCTTCAGGCGTGGGGCGAGCCGGGCGGCGGCTCGCAGTTCCGCCTGACGCTGCCGAGGACCGCGGACGAGCCGCTGCGGGGCTCGCCCGTCCCGCTGGAGCCGAAGGACTCGCGCCGCAACCGCGGGCTCGACGACGCCGGTCTGCCGGGCGGGAAGCGTGCCACCGTGCCGGTCCAGGCGACGGGTGAGCGGATGGCGTCCTCACGGGACCCGATCGCGTCCCGGTCGGCGGCGGTGGCCCCGACGGCCGATCCGACGGCGCTGCCCGGCAGCGGCGCGCGTGTGGTGCCCCGGCCGGCCGCGGGCGGGCGACGGCAGGAGGCGGCGTCCGCCGTGGACGCCGCAGGGAAGGGGCCTGCGGACTCCGCTGCCGCCGAGGAAGCCGGGCCGCGGGACGACGTGACACAGCAAGGGGAGGCATTTCGTGGGCGCTGA
- the hpf gene encoding ribosome hibernation-promoting factor, HPF/YfiA family: MDIVVKGRKTEVPERFRKHVAEKLNLEKIQKLDGKVISLDVEVSKEPNPRQADRCDRVEITLRSRGPVIRAEAAASDPYAALDLAAEKLGARLRKQHDKRFSRRGARRISAAEVPDHVPGAATLNGSGQTVTEAEAGQVPTKKIGSLEVQGDGPLVVREKTHVASPMTLDQALYEMELVGHDFYLFVDSETKEPSVVYRRHAYDYGVIHLRTDTMVTQAPEAGGTLGG, translated from the coding sequence GTGGACATCGTCGTCAAGGGCCGCAAGACCGAGGTGCCCGAGCGGTTCCGCAAGCACGTGGCCGAGAAGCTGAACCTGGAGAAGATCCAGAAGCTCGATGGCAAGGTGATCAGCCTCGACGTCGAGGTGTCCAAGGAGCCCAACCCCCGACAAGCCGACCGCTGCGACCGGGTGGAGATCACGCTCCGCTCCCGCGGTCCGGTGATCCGGGCGGAGGCAGCGGCCAGCGATCCGTACGCCGCGCTCGACCTGGCGGCGGAGAAGCTCGGTGCCCGGCTGCGCAAGCAGCACGACAAGCGTTTCTCGCGGCGTGGCGCACGACGGATCTCGGCCGCCGAGGTCCCCGACCACGTTCCCGGTGCGGCGACCCTGAACGGCAGCGGTCAGACCGTCACGGAAGCGGAAGCGGGCCAGGTGCCCACCAAGAAAATCGGCTCGCTGGAGGTGCAGGGGGACGGACCCCTCGTCGTCCGCGAGAAGACCCACGTCGCCTCCCCGATGACCCTCGACCAGGCCCTCTACGAGATGGAGCTGGTCGGGCACGACTTCTATCTCTTCGTCGACTCCGAGACCAAGGAACCCAGCGTCGTCTACCGGCGGCATGCCTATGACTACGGGGTGATCCACCTCCGGACGGACACGATGGTCACTCAGGCGCCCGAGGCGGGCGGCACACTGGGCGGTTGA